The stretch of DNA CAGTTAAACCTGTATTACCAGAGCTATCCCAATCTTGATCTCCCAACATAACAGGATCGCTATCTGTAGATGTTGTTTTTACCCAAAAGCCAATAGAAAAATCACCTGTATACCTAAAATTTAATTTAGAATCTGATTCGTCTATAGTTGTAAAATTGTCTACTCCATTATACTTTACACTTGCACCGGTATAAATGTCTTTAGCTTTGCTAGTAACGGCATCAGTTGTAGTTAATCCTTCCACTTCTCCTGTTTGTTTCTTTAAATACACAAAATATTCTAAAAGGCCCGCAAAAGGATCAAAAGGTGCTCTCTTTTTTAATTCGAATGCAATTCTGTTCAAAGAATTATAATCAAATCCATTAACACCCAGGTCATCGTAGCTCACACTAAATAGTATAGTTTGTTTATCGCCTACTTCAAGAAGTCCTCTGTCTTCAAGTGTTGTGCTATAATCTCCCACATACTTACCATCAACTTGTGTAAAAGTATTTATTTCGGCTATAACAACATCGTGAAGAGGAGCCACAGTGACTTTAATCGACAAAGGTTTGGCATCCATAACAATTTTTAAGTCAATAGGTTGCCCTTCAGAATAAGATTCTTTTTCTAAAGGATTATATGTTAGCTCTTCTAATTCTTCATTAGTATAGGGTTCTCCAGTTATTGGGTTATTGTGCTCTATAACTAAACCTTCTTTACCTGCCAAACGATCATCAAATTTAACTGCTTCATCTGAATCGCAGCTCACTATTACCCCTATTAATACTGTGATTAATAGAAATACTATTTTGGTTGTTTTTTTCATTTTATTATAGTTTACTTGATAATCCACATTTTCGTATTAATATCATCGCCTCCCATCGCACTAACAGCATTATTATACGCAGTGGTGTTAAATATTTTTTCATTATTAGGATAGTTAAATCGTACAGGTATTTTATTATTATTTACTGTAGTTGGACCTGGTGTAATCACTGGATATCCTGTTCTCCTTTGATAAAAATAGATTTCTATATGGTTTAAAGATGAAATCCACATTTGCTTTCCAATTTTTTCGAGTTTTTCATCACGTGAACCTGTATAAGTCACTTGAGGATCTGAAAAATAGCTATCATTAAAATTAGCCATGGGCTCCATACCAACTAAAGCAGCAGCAACTGCTTGGTCTCCCATCCATTTTTGATAATTATATGAAGATTTTATTCCATCTTTATAGTAATTTTCTGCCACAGTTGTTCCTCCAGTGATATACCCTTTTTCAGCAGCCTCAGCTAAAAGGAATAATAATTCTGAATGCATCATCCATACGGTTTGAACTATTGGAAATTCATGTGAGTCCCATATTAATGCAGATTGAACCGATATGGCATTAACATCAAAAGCGTCTGTTCCTGCGGGTTCTGCACCTTCAAAAGTGTTAGTTGTATTTGGTACTGGTGCAGCTATGGTTTTAATACGCTCATCATTAGTATCTTTTAATAAATTTATAAAGGGAGTTGTTATGGCAGTAACACCAACCCAACCTTCATGTTTAGAAACCACATATTGGTCTGTAAGATATTTATAAGCTGGTTGGTCCCCAAAAGCTTCAAAAATTGGAAATTGGGCAGGGTTATCTATCATTTCCTGTAATTTAACACTTGGATCAACCTTGGAAGAACGAGACATTAATACGCGGATCTTTAATGAATTTGCAAATTTCTTCCATTTTAATAAATCCCCATCATAAATAATGTCTCCTGTTAAAGCTACAGTACCGTTTCCTATTAGAGTATTGGCACGTTCTAAATCTGCAATTAAACCTTCATAAATTGATTCTTGAGAATCGTACTTTGGTAAGTTTTGACCTGAAGATGCGTTTCCTGCTTCTGAGTAAGGTACATCTCCATACAAGTTTGTTAAATTATAAAACAACCACGATTTTATTACCAAGGCAATCCCTTCATAATTTTCATTTCCTTCTTTGCCTTCTAACAAAAAGTTCAAGTTTCTTAAAGCAGCATAAGTATCATTCCACATCGGTTCTAAAGCTGCTGTATTATATTTGTCTCCTTCGGCATCTTCAAAACGTGTCGTATACTGAATGAGTTTGTTGGTTACGTCAACGGCAAAAATTGTATGTTCCAGTGTTGGCTGTATTACAATGTTTGGTATTAAGTTACCAAGAGGTATCGACGTAGGTGTAATGTCGTTTACATTAATGTCATTAAAATCACTACAAGAAAAAGTGAATAACAATGTAAATATAATGCTCAACTTTTTTATATTTTTTATTTTCATAATCTTTAAAATTTAAGTCTATAAACCAATATTTATATTAAACCCATAAGAGCGTGTCGTAGGTATATAATAGCGTCCGGAATTTCCAGGAACACCTTCAAAATATACATCTGGATCTTGATTTGGCACATTAGAGAATAGCAATAAGTTTCTACCTACCAATGCTATATTAATGCTTTGAAAAGCTGTTTTAGAAAGAAAAGATTTTGGAAAACTATAGGATAATGATAACTCACGTAATTTAACAAATGATGCATCATATACCTGGTTTGCACTTGTTAGTTCGTAAGGGCTAGACCATAACCTTTTTATATCTTCTCCAATAACTCTTGTTGTATTTTCAATATAACTACCATCAGATTGAGCAACGACACCATCCCCTAAAATACCTTCTTCACGCCATTGTAAAGTTTCTTGGTTATATCCACCTCGATATAACACATCTGTAACTCCTGAATGTAAAACACCTCCATGTCTAATATCTATTAGTGTGCTAAGCGTGAAATTTTTATATTTAAATGTATTTGTTAGACCTAACATCCAATCCGGGCTGGCATTTCCTAAATACTGGGGCGTATTATTTCTTACTAAAACGCCGTTAGAATCAAAGATTTGCCGTCCAAAATGCGGACTATTCTCATCTTCAACAGTTGCTTGTTTGAAACCAAAAACACCAAAAATAGGTCGTCCTACTTCAGCAATAATAAATTGGTCTCCATCACCGTAGCTTCCTAAGCCAAATTGTGTAAGACCTTCTGCTAACTCTATTACTTTGTTTTCATTTTTACTAAAATTGGCAATAACATTCCAGCTAAAGTCATCTGTTCTTAATGGCGTACCTTTTAAAACTAACTCTATTCCTTTATTTTCTATTTTACCTGCATTTATGGTTCTACTATTAAAACCTGATGAGTTAGGTAATGTGGCATTCAAAACTTGATTTTTATTATCTATATAATAATATGTAAAATCTACACCCAATCTATTATTAAAAAATTTAGCATCAACTCCAAACTCATACGATGATGTTTCTTCAGGCAATAGATTTTGGTTTGCAATTGAACCACTCAAACTATATGTATTAGTAGCCCCATAAGATCCTGCTCCATTAAATACTGTTGAACCTTGATATGGGCTTGTATCTTTACCTACTTGAGCATAAGCCAATCTAAACTTTAAAAAAGAAATTTCTTTAGGCAACTCCACCAATTCAGGTAATAAAAAACTAAGGCTAGCAGAGGGGTAAAAATAACTTCTATTAGTCTCTGGTAAAGTACTAGACCAGTCATTTCTAGCTGTAAGATCTAAAAAAATGGCATCATTATATGCCAAAGATGCTACACCATAAATACTGTTCACCTTTTTTTGACTTATTCCGGGAAATAAACTTATATCTTGAGTAGCTGCATTGTTTATTGTATAAATATTAGGTATCAATAAATTATTAGCATTCCCAAACAAATTACTATTATCAATATGTAAAAGGTTACCTCCTAGCGAAGCGTTTAATCCCCATTTATTATCTTTAAAAGATGTATTATAAGTTAATAAAAAGTCAGCATTAGTTTCTCTTTTCTTAATATTGTTTTCTTGATATCTTGTTTGAAAATTCACTATTCCAAAAGGGCGTCTAGATGTATTCAATTCTGTACTTAAATCCATTCCATATCGAACCGTTAGATTTAAGCGATCGGTAAATGCATAATTAAGAGAAGCGTTACCATAGAGTCTATCTTTGCTTAGTTCATGACGAATTTCATTTCCAATAAAATAAGGGTTATTAATATTATCCCTCCATCTAATTTGAGAACTCCCCTCTAAACCTCTTTGCCAATATTCTTCAAGTTTGTCTATATGTGTTCCTGGAGCCATCCACGCCAAAGCATAGCCAATACCATCTGTACCCCTATCAAGTTTAGGTCTGTTATCACTGCCTACATTTACAATATTAACATTAATACTTGCTGTTAACTTAGAAAGGATTTCACCTCCGGCATTCAGCGAAAAATTATGACGTTTTAAGTTGGTTCCAGGAATAATTCCTTCTTGATCTAAATTAGTATAAGAGGCTCTGAAATTAGATTTATCTCCACCTGAAGAAATGGAAACATTATTAGTTAAGGTAACCCCTGTTTCAAAAAATTGTTTGTAATTATTTTTCCCATTTGATACATATGGATGCTTAACAGAAACACCTCTAACTAAATCTACAGCACCAGCTCTGGTTCCATTACTGGTTTCAGACCACCACCATTCTACTAATAAATTAGGATCATAAGGGATGTTAGCCCAAGTTTCGTCATATACCGATTGATTAAAAGAAAAGTCATTTCGATTAAAAGCTAAACGATCACCATGTAATCCTGCGCCATATTTATATTGATAAGTATCAGGGTATTTAAGTATTTCGTCAAATATGATACTAGAATTCACATTAACACTTATCCCTTTTTTAGATGTTCCTTTTTTAGTCACTATAATAATAGCGCCATTACCTGCTCTTGAGCCATATAAAGCAGCTGCAACCGGACCTTTTAAAACATTCATGGACTCAATATCATCTGGATTAATATCTGCTATCGCTGATCCCCAGTCTACTGTACTATTTGTTGAAAACGAATTATCTATAGGAACACCATCAACTACAAAAAGTGGGGTATTACCTCCCTCAGAGAGAGACGTCTCTCCTCGTAATGTTATTCTAGTTGAACCTCCAATTGAAGACGAACTATTTATTTGTAAACCAGCAACATTACCTGCTAATTTACTGGCAACATTAGCTTCCCTCCCTAAAGTTAAACTTTCACCGTCAATCTTTTGAATGGAATAGCCTACTTTTTTTTGTGCTTTGGTAATTCCTAAAGCTGTTACAACTATCTCATCTAATGCAGCAGTATCTTCTTGTAAAACAACATTAATTGTTACGCTATCTCCAACAGTTATTTTAGCAGTTTTCATGCCAAGATAGGAAAATACCAAAACGGTTTCTTTATTGGCATCTATGGAATAATTCCCATCAAAATCAGTCTGTGTACCTGTAGAAGTGCCTTCAATCAAGACGTTTGCTCCTGGCAAAGGCACACCTTTTCCGTCTTTTACAGTTCCTCTAATTTCAATTTGTTGAAGCTTTGGAACTTTAGCTTTTAAATTATTATTAAAATGCTCTTGAATAATACCTTTATTGATATCATCTTTTGCCAATACAATTTGCTTGTCGATGATTTTATACCGAATGGCTGTTTTTGAAAAAAGAAGATCTAATATTTTTTCTATGCGCTTCTTTTTTACATTTATAGTGATTTTTCTTTCTAAATCTATCTCACTATTAGCAAAGAGTATTTTAAACTCGGTTATTTTCTTTATTTCAGAAAAAACGTGGGCTATAGTAACATCATCAAGATCTAACGAAATCTTGGTGTTCTGCGAATACGAATTAGCG from Flavivirga spongiicola encodes:
- a CDS encoding SusD/RagB family nutrient-binding outer membrane lipoprotein, producing the protein MKIKNIKKLSIIFTLLFTFSCSDFNDINVNDITPTSIPLGNLIPNIVIQPTLEHTIFAVDVTNKLIQYTTRFEDAEGDKYNTAALEPMWNDTYAALRNLNFLLEGKEGNENYEGIALVIKSWLFYNLTNLYGDVPYSEAGNASSGQNLPKYDSQESIYEGLIADLERANTLIGNGTVALTGDIIYDGDLLKWKKFANSLKIRVLMSRSSKVDPSVKLQEMIDNPAQFPIFEAFGDQPAYKYLTDQYVVSKHEGWVGVTAITTPFINLLKDTNDERIKTIAAPVPNTTNTFEGAEPAGTDAFDVNAISVQSALIWDSHEFPIVQTVWMMHSELLFLLAEAAEKGYITGGTTVAENYYKDGIKSSYNYQKWMGDQAVAAALVGMEPMANFNDSYFSDPQVTYTGSRDEKLEKIGKQMWISSLNHIEIYFYQRRTGYPVITPGPTTVNNNKIPVRFNYPNNEKIFNTTAYNNAVSAMGGDDINTKMWIIK
- a CDS encoding SusC/RagA family TonB-linked outer membrane protein — protein: MKKKPSFSWGYLEIPKIDLKMKLTFILFFIFLLKINANSYSQNTKISLDLDDVTIAHVFSEIKKITEFKILFANSEIDLERKITINVKKKRIEKILDLLFSKTAIRYKIIDKQIVLAKDDINKGIIQEHFNNNLKAKVPKLQQIEIRGTVKDGKGVPLPGANVLIEGTSTGTQTDFDGNYSIDANKETVLVFSYLGMKTAKITVGDSVTINVVLQEDTAALDEIVVTALGITKAQKKVGYSIQKIDGESLTLGREANVASKLAGNVAGLQINSSSSIGGSTRITLRGETSLSEGGNTPLFVVDGVPIDNSFSTNSTVDWGSAIADINPDDIESMNVLKGPVAAALYGSRAGNGAIIIVTKKGTSKKGISVNVNSSIIFDEILKYPDTYQYKYGAGLHGDRLAFNRNDFSFNQSVYDETWANIPYDPNLLVEWWWSETSNGTRAGAVDLVRGVSVKHPYVSNGKNNYKQFFETGVTLTNNVSISSGGDKSNFRASYTNLDQEGIIPGTNLKRHNFSLNAGGEILSKLTASINVNIVNVGSDNRPKLDRGTDGIGYALAWMAPGTHIDKLEEYWQRGLEGSSQIRWRDNINNPYFIGNEIRHELSKDRLYGNASLNYAFTDRLNLTVRYGMDLSTELNTSRRPFGIVNFQTRYQENNIKKRETNADFLLTYNTSFKDNKWGLNASLGGNLLHIDNSNLFGNANNLLIPNIYTINNAATQDISLFPGISQKKVNSIYGVASLAYNDAIFLDLTARNDWSSTLPETNRSYFYPSASLSFLLPELVELPKEISFLKFRLAYAQVGKDTSPYQGSTVFNGAGSYGATNTYSLSGSIANQNLLPEETSSYEFGVDAKFFNNRLGVDFTYYYIDNKNQVLNATLPNSSGFNSRTINAGKIENKGIELVLKGTPLRTDDFSWNVIANFSKNENKVIELAEGLTQFGLGSYGDGDQFIIAEVGRPIFGVFGFKQATVEDENSPHFGRQIFDSNGVLVRNNTPQYLGNASPDWMLGLTNTFKYKNFTLSTLIDIRHGGVLHSGVTDVLYRGGYNQETLQWREEGILGDGVVAQSDGSYIENTTRVIGEDIKRLWSSPYELTSANQVYDASFVKLRELSLSYSFPKSFLSKTAFQSINIALVGRNLLLFSNVPNQDPDVYFEGVPGNSGRYYIPTTRSYGFNINIGL